One segment of Gammaproteobacteria bacterium DNA contains the following:
- a CDS encoding DUF2249 domain-containing protein — MSILEPLLLDVRDELCCGGEPLPHILEAVDKLSPGQALRLLATFEPLPLYAVLARKGFGHSAKRLSAGDWEMLFTPGAAKPKTKTNKPKSTTAVTSTEGWPAPCTHLDNRGLQPPEPLVRILDALEHLAPGAVLEAINERDPVFLYPELEARGALIHTDKQADFVRLLIRRAG; from the coding sequence ATGAGCATCCTTGAACCTTTGTTGCTGGACGTACGCGACGAATTGTGCTGCGGCGGCGAGCCGCTGCCGCACATTCTCGAGGCCGTGGACAAGCTCAGCCCGGGACAGGCCTTGCGTCTGCTTGCGACCTTTGAGCCGTTGCCGCTGTACGCAGTGCTCGCGCGCAAAGGCTTCGGGCACAGCGCCAAGCGCCTGAGCGCGGGAGATTGGGAAATGCTGTTTACCCCGGGTGCCGCCAAACCCAAAACCAAGACGAATAAACCCAAATCCACCACCGCCGTCACCAGCACCGAAGGTTGGCCGGCACCGTGCACGCATCTCGACAACCGCGGTCTGCAACCGCCGGAGCCGCTGGTGCGCATACTCGACGCGCTCGAGCATCTGGCTCCGGGCGCCGTGTTGGAAGCCATCAACGAACGCGACCCGGTATTCCTGTATCCGGAACTTGAGGCGCGCGGCGCGCTGATCCACACGGACAAGCAGGCGGATTTTGTGCGCCTGCTGATCCGGCGTGCGGGTTGA
- a CDS encoding non-heme iron oxygenase ferredoxin subunit, translating into MSQWIAAAQLGEIPDHKSKVITLNGSDVAVFNLSGEYFAIEDICTHDGGDISGGWVEGERAVCPRHLAEFSIRTGAALKAPAHEGVHSFPVRVRGEVIEVCDDRE; encoded by the coding sequence ATGTCACAGTGGATCGCGGCCGCGCAGCTCGGCGAAATTCCCGACCACAAATCCAAAGTCATCACGCTCAACGGTTCCGATGTCGCGGTGTTCAACCTGAGCGGCGAGTACTTTGCCATCGAAGACATCTGCACGCATGACGGCGGCGACATTTCGGGCGGCTGGGTGGAAGGCGAGCGTGCGGTGTGCCCGCGGCATCTCGCGGAATTCTCCATCCGTACCGGCGCGGCGCTCAAGGCGCCGGCCCACGAGGGCGTGCACAGCTTTCCGGTGCGCGTGCGCGGCGAAGTCATTGAAGTCTGCGATGACCGCGAGTGA
- a CDS encoding metal-sulfur cluster assembly factor, with translation MTDEQTPAGPSRESVLDAMHDVIDPELGYNIVDIGLIYGLEVVDHSVQVTMTMTTPGCPAQDYIMAGVKDRGQRIPGVENVDITLVWEPPWSPKKMTPVAKAYFEIADDGDD, from the coding sequence GTGACCGACGAGCAAACGCCCGCAGGCCCGAGCCGCGAAAGCGTGCTCGATGCCATGCACGATGTCATTGACCCGGAACTCGGCTACAACATCGTGGACATCGGCCTGATTTACGGCCTGGAAGTGGTGGATCACAGCGTTCAGGTCACCATGACCATGACCACGCCGGGTTGTCCGGCACAGGATTACATCATGGCGGGCGTCAAAGACCGCGGTCAGCGCATTCCCGGCGTCGAGAACGTGGACATCACGCTCGTCTGGGAGCCGCCGTGGTCGCCGAAGAAAATGACGCCGGTCGCCAAGGCGTATTTCGAGATCGCGGACGACGGCGATGACTGA
- the pncB gene encoding nicotinate phosphoribosyltransferase → MIIESLLDTDLYKLTMMQAVLHRFPAAEVEYRFRCRNAPGKLAAHAARIRDEIVALCRLRFTPQELAYLRNLRYMKKDFVDILRIFQLQQDHVSVSIENGALEIVIRGPWLHTILFEVPVLAILSEVYAESRRDAHTLEEGRARLEAKIALLRAHPGHAAFRFSEFGTRRRYARDWQRSVVQRLAAALPVNLAGTSNVLLAKELGLTPIGTMGHEFLQACQALGPRLVDSKRFALESWEQEYRGDLGIALSDVIGLAAFLRDFDLYFCELFDGVRHDSGDPFAWGEKMLEHYHAMRVDPLTRMLVFTDALDFAKALRIFERFHARVRLGFGIGTHLSNDMGFAPPDMIIKMTRCNGQAVAKISDDPAKTLCTDPGYLAYLRKVFAA, encoded by the coding sequence ATGATCATCGAATCGCTGCTCGACACCGATCTCTACAAGCTCACGATGATGCAGGCGGTGTTGCACCGCTTTCCGGCCGCCGAAGTCGAATACCGCTTCCGCTGCCGCAACGCACCCGGCAAGCTCGCCGCACACGCGGCGCGCATCCGTGACGAGATCGTCGCGCTCTGTCGCCTGCGGTTCACGCCGCAGGAGCTCGCCTACCTGCGCAACCTGCGCTACATGAAAAAGGATTTCGTCGACATCCTGCGCATCTTCCAGCTGCAGCAGGACCACGTCAGCGTGAGCATCGAGAACGGTGCTCTGGAAATCGTGATCCGCGGTCCGTGGCTGCACACCATCCTGTTCGAAGTGCCGGTGCTCGCGATCCTGAGCGAGGTGTACGCCGAGTCCCGGCGTGACGCGCACACCCTGGAGGAAGGCCGCGCCCGCCTGGAGGCGAAGATCGCGCTGCTGCGCGCTCATCCCGGGCATGCGGCATTCCGCTTCAGCGAGTTCGGCACCCGCCGGCGCTACGCGCGCGACTGGCAGCGCAGCGTGGTGCAGCGCCTGGCCGCCGCGCTGCCCGTAAATCTCGCCGGTACCAGCAACGTGCTGCTGGCCAAAGAGCTGGGCCTGACTCCCATTGGTACCATGGGCCACGAGTTCCTGCAGGCCTGCCAGGCGCTGGGACCGCGGCTCGTTGACAGCAAGCGCTTCGCGCTCGAAAGCTGGGAGCAGGAGTACCGCGGAGATCTCGGCATCGCGCTCAGCGACGTCATCGGACTGGCGGCTTTCCTGCGGGACTTCGACCTGTACTTCTGCGAGCTGTTCGACGGTGTGCGTCACGATTCCGGCGACCCATTTGCGTGGGGTGAAAAGATGCTGGAGCATTACCACGCAATGCGCGTTGACCCGTTGACCAGGATGTTGGTATTCACCGATGCGCTGGACTTCGCCAAGGCACTGCGCATCTTCGAACGTTTTCACGCCCGCGTGCGCCTGGGCTTCGGGATCGGCACGCACCTCAGCAATGACATGGGCTTTGCGCCGCCCGACATGATCATTAAAATGACGCGCTGCAACGGGCAGGCCGTGGCCAAGATCAGCGACGATCCCGCCAAGACCCTGTGCACCGACCCCGGTTATCTTGCCTATCTCAGGAAGGTTTTCGCCGCGTGA